The Musa acuminata AAA Group cultivar baxijiao chromosome BXJ3-6, Cavendish_Baxijiao_AAA, whole genome shotgun sequence region GATGAGGCGGCCCCACCCTCGAGACCAACCTCCTCATCAAATCTCCCTCGCCGTCTCTGCTCCACTGAAACCCTAAACCCCCAACCGCCCCAAGTATCGCCACCTTCCTCCTATTGATCCCGCCGACTCCCTCCGTTCTTTCTCTGCCCCTCGTCTTTGATTCCTTCCTCGCGTTCTTTGTGCCGCCGTCGAGCTGCCGTCGCCGTGTAATCTCATCCGAACTCCCAAAGGTTCGCCTGTGTCTCCCGTTTTCTTTAGGTTCGCGTTGGTAGTCGTTTTATTGTTTCTCTCTATTAATTCGAGATCCGTCGTGGATGCTCCGGTCTTTGCGCGATTTCTGGTCAAGATTTTCCTTGAAATTGCCGGCGAGCAGGCAACTTGAGGAACTTCGCGGAGCAGGGATGACCGTTCAGCAATTTGGTTGCTTCTGCTGGGAAGCTAATGTTGGTCGAATTTTTTTACGTGGTTGTAAGGGGGCCACAACAGTTATCTTAGTCTTTGGTGGCCGTTCAAGATTCGATTCTTTGAGTACTTTTGGCTGTCGTTGAGCTGATTGCGTCTTTCAATCATGTTTGTGATCATTGGATGAATCAAGAATGACATCTGTTGGAATCATTATATCTTCCGACATAATTGCCAATAACTTGGGTTGCTGTCTTGCGAATTGAGGTTGATTAACGATATTAGAAATTGTTTATTTACTGCTAGCGACTGATCTTGATCGTATGATGAGTCAATTATTGTAGATGCTTGGTCATGAGTGGCAAGATTTTTGTAAAATATGACAGTTATGTGGTTGAATGTATTGGGTTCTTGTTGTTGTAACAGCGATACACTGGTATTAAGAGGGGGAAGGCGGAAGTCGATATGGACAGTATATGCCCCATAAGTTTTGGAGAGCTATAATAACTATTTAAAGGCATAATGACAAATACATGCTTCATATGGCATTCTAAGATATAATTAAAGGTTTCTTTTATCACTGTTGCTGCCATTTGTTTAAAATTTAAGTCCTTGGTCTATGATATTCTTTAGGATGTTCTTGCACTGACAAATATGAGACTTCTATATTTGCTTTTTAATGGATTGTGTTGTAGGGTACAATATGTCACTTTGTGTTGTTCATCTGGAAATGGCAAACATAAAGCACTTGCATTTCTTAAGAGTCGCTAGCACTCTAATGAAGTAGTGCCTTTTTCAGTTGGGTGATATTGATTATTTACGTTACTTCATCTTTTTCTAGTCACAATTATGTTTTAGGCACCAAAAGAAATTATCCAAGGATGTCCATCTGATCACTACAGCCATATCATCTGAGCATCCTCTTCAACTTTAAATGATCAATTGTAGGTCTAAGCTGTCTGGTCTTGGAATAGTATAATTGGTTTCATGCATTTATTTCTGTGTTGTATTAGATGATTTATAGATCCTTAGTCCATTTTTACATGGATATCTAAATTCATAAAATAGTGATATCTAAATGCATAAAATGGTGACTACCCTGATTCTTAGATGGCTTAGTGCATCTACGTGTTTGTAGCTTTCAGTTTTGTTTATTGTTCTGTTCGTTAATGTATCATACAGGGTAGATTTGGTTATGAAGTTTGGTATTTGGTGATCTTGTACAACGTGAAGCAATTTTTTTCCAAATGGCTACCATTGTTGAATCAGCAAATTCAAACATTGACCGAGCAGAAGAAATTAAGCTTTCAGCTAATGAAGCATTCAAAGGTAAATGGGAATCTttcattttgctttttttttatctGTATTCTTCTTTTGAATCTCACATTTGGTTATCGTAATTTCTGTAGCATGTGCATGAATgggtttccaactttttccaaacacTTAGCATCCAAAGCTTTCCCAATAACAGGGAAAGTTTGTATTTAGTTCATGTGCAAAGTTAGAGCAGCTCATATACTTCACCTGGGTATTTGTGCAAATTTTGTTGTGTTAAAATTCAAAATTTGCATGAAGATCTGAGCAGTttatgaattcctcccttatgaAGCAATAGAAAAGGAATTCAAAGAAACACTTAATGTTGACATGTTTTTCTTACTGATTTTAAGCACTAGAACTTTTCAGGTGAATGCTACCAATGGGcacattttttttttcctgattttTGGATTCAAAAGAGCAGATCGTATTTGATATTCTTTTATGCTCATGCAATCTTTTGCTCTCTAAGAGTTCTTTGCACGTGGGTATGAATAACTATTATGACGACACTAGAATCTGAATTTTTTTATGTGAGTTATGTTGTTATATGTTAAATTGTAGCATATGATTGTTATGTTAATTATGGTGTTATATTAACCCATTGGATCCTATAGAATAAAGTGATGGTCTATTTGGGACTGTTATTTTTTCCTGTGGTTTATATTACCACCTTCCTCATGTCTTCTTACTTGGAGATAGTGGCACCAGCTAGATTTTATTGAACAGGCATCATCTTCAATACATGACACACATGTGATGCATTATAGCCTCTGATATGTTGACCTTATATATAGTGATACTTCATTAGGTAGAAGTTTTGCCATCCTTGTGTCAAAATCTGAGGATCATTTTGGTGCTTACGAACAAGAGGAAAGCTGGTACTAATTCGAAGATTGGAATTTATACgagttttattttcaaaaaagttGAGCCATTCTAAATTTTTTGTGTATGGTTCATGTTTAGAAGTTTAGCGAGTCCCTAATATGGTGTATGAAGGTTTAGATGCATCTTTAGTAGTATTAAAGCATTACTAATGCATCTTTtgtattttgttttctgttctcatGATGATTTGCATTTTTTGTCAGTTATCATATCTTTGATACACTTCTCTGTTTACATTCAGCCAAcaaattttcacaagccatagatctGTACAGTCAAGCTATTGAACTGAATGGAAGCAATGCTGTATATTGGGCaaatcgtgcatttgcacataccAAACTTGAAGAATATGGCAGTGCTGTGCAAGATGCCACAAAGGCCATTGAAATTGACCCTAGATACTCGAAGGTGAGAAAGTTTAATAATTGTGTTCCTGTTTTTGTGTTGAATTATTCTTGGTTGTTGTCATTCTGATTTTCTTTGGCAGGGTTACTATAGGCGTGGTGCAGCGTATCTTGCTATGGGAAAATTCAAGGAAGCTTTGAAAGATTTTCAACAGGCACATTCCTTATCTGAAACTTCCTCAGTATAAGTCAAAGACATCATACACGCTTGTGACACTGATAAAGTTGAATGATGTCATAGTTTTTTTGTCTGAAATTGCATgattaacctttttctttttgaaaattttcacTGCTTAATTTTCTTCTAACATCTAAATTAGGTTCAAGTGTGCAACCTTTGTTCAATGATCATCTAGCTGCATCTGCTCTGGTTTTTCTCATTGTTATTCATGCGATGAATCTTGGTTATGCTTTCCTTCCATGGTCAGAATTGCTTGATTTTACTGATTGCATTGTGACACAAAACAACTCCTGTTGTGCGGTTGCACAATTTTCTTGACATATGTTTGCATTATTAGGTGAAAAAAATTTGTCCAAACGATCCTGATGCTACTAAGAAGTTGAAGGAATGTGAAAAGGCTGTTCAGAAACTTCGTTTTGAAGAAGCCATTGCAGTACATGAATCAGAAAAGCGCTCAATTGCAGATTCTATAGATTTTCACACCATAGGTAAATTTTCACAACTAAAATGAATTTTCTTGCTTGCCCTTTATCTGCTTTTTATATTCTTGTTTGCGTTTCTTCTTACTGTATATTTTTAGCAATTTCCTGTCCTTCAACTGTTGTTTGGTAAagaaagattttgtttgatatattCATATAATGTTTTGGGTCTCTTATGACATTTATTACCTTTATACTATATGATTGTCAATTaacaattttttgatgaaattgtGTATGCTTTATTACTTCACAAATATGCTTGTAAAATCTTTGGTGAAACTTTATTAAGTTACATTGAAACAAGAATTTCTTCGTAGTATTTGTGAACAGTAGCAAGCTCACAAAGAGAAAAAATTGCATTCTCAAACAAGGttaatatttatcaatttctATTTTGTGGTTGtgatttatattaatgatttttggCTGAGATACAAGCACTTCTAAGCAGTGATTTCAAAAGGCGCTCATCGAAGTGCTcaggcaaggcgaggcccgagcgcctcatttAATGTCCAGGCAACGTGCTTTAAAGAGGTGCTGTCTGGGTGCTCACCTGAGCCCAAgcgctaggcgctcgggcgagcacTGGGTTTAAACCAGGCAACTGAACGAGATTTTTAGGTCTAGTTTGGTTGCATTTACGTTAGTTGGTTCATAGCCTCCCCCTCGCGACATCCCTCAACCCCAACCCTACTCGCGATTTCGTTGTCGACATTTCCTCTCTACTATCGGtctccgctgccgctgccgctgccgctgtcacTGTTCTCCGCTACCATTGCCGCTACTCTCCATTGCCACTGCAGCTGCCTGTGCCTCTCTCCGTTGCCGCTGCTACTGCCGCTATCACTGCTCTCCGCTGCCATTGTCGTTGCTCTCCACTGCTGCTGTCGCTGCTCTCCGCCATCGTTGCCGCTGCCACCCGCTGTTGCTGCCGCTGCTCTCAGATAGGAGCCTCCTGTCCACGACTCAGTTCTCAACGTGACTCAGCTTCTCACCTCGGTCACCTTCTTACACTCTATTGTTAACTGtagagaatattttaaaatattaaaatatgtattttatatttttaatattttagagcgtctcgcttcgctcgagcgagcgcttAGCGCCTCAGGCGGTTTgggaccttggcaccttttggcgcctagcactttttaaatcattgcttcGAAGCATGTTGATTGAGAAACTTAGATTTGGAGGCTGTAATAATTCCCTTGTTGCACTAGTTACTATAGTCATTAAGCATCCTTATCAATTAGCTTGATTATTGAGATTGGGTGGATTCATTTAGCTTTTCTATGATCCTAATGGTATTTTATCATCATGGTCTTCTGAAACACCATCGTGTTACCAGAGGTGGAATCACAATACATTGGTGCAagaatagaaggtgaagtggtaaCCTTGGagtttgtgaagaaaatgatggATGAATTCAAAAATCAAAGGCGCTTACATAAGAGGTGTTATGGATGTTTCTATATATACTTTTGAAGTTACTGATTTTAAGGTACTATATTCTTCCATTTAACAAATCATCTGAATTCATTATCACAGGTATGCTTACCAGATCATCCTACAAGCTAGAGAGATGTTACAAGCGATGCCTTCTCTTGTTGATATCTCTGTTCCAAATGGACATCATTTTACAGTGTGTGGTGATGTGCATGGTCAGGTAATTATGTAAACTGTTCACTGGTGTGGAGTATTTAAGCCGTATTATCTCAATCAGAGGTTTCTCTTCTGGAGTTTTTTTCCTTGCTAttaattttttcccttttttaggAACGTTTTAGCTGGTTTGACAGTCTTCAATTTAATGAGCCCATGAAATAGTGAAGAAATGTATTTCTATTATAAGCGCTTGAAAATTCCTTTAGTTTTATCTTATTTTAAGCTGTGTGCTAGCTGTAAGGGTGCCTGTTTTACTTAAGCTGTCGTTTTTGCCCACTGAAAAATTTGCAGCCAAAAAATGGTAGTTTGAGCTCAAACTTTGACCATATGTTATATTCTGCAAAATCTAGAGTTAGGCACAACATTCACAACTTTAAACATGCCCAATTGTTTAAGGTAAAACCAATAAACAAAATGGAAACAAATATGAGTTTGAACTAGTGGATTTTCTAGCTTGGATGACCTTGTGTTGCTCTTTTCTAACCAGATATTTACCTCCCAAATGATGCATATCCATGGAATTTGCTTGCTTTTGATCAGTTCTTGTGATAGTTACAATTATAAATTAAAAGACCAGTATTGGTTCTCAACTACCATGATCATGTTAGTTTTGAACAAACTAATCACTTCAACTTGTTTGCACCTGTAACCTCAGTTTTCATTAGTGTGTTTTTACTTTCTTGTGTTAGAACTATAGTTTTTCTCGTTGGTTACATTGTTTTGTAATATGTTATTCTGAATTGCATGCTTTTTATCTCTTATTAGTCCTGGTTAAGTTACTTCTGTCTACTAAGTTGTCTTCTTTGCACTAGTGCAGTTTTATGATCTATTAAATATTTTTGAGCTTAATGGGCTTCCTTCGGAGGAGAACCCTTACCTCTTCAATGGAGATTTTGTGGACAGAGGATCCTTTTCTGTTGAAGTTATTCTGACGCTGTTTGCGTTCAAGTGCATGTCTCCAACAGGTTAACTCTCACCATTAACTTCTCTTTATTCCCATTTCATATCCTTACCTTAAAACAACTTTAATTTGATAGTATAGTGCATTAACAATGCATTAACAATATCCCATCCTATTTAATGAGAAGTTTACACAAAAAGTCAATGACAAGTGATTAAGATAGCATCCATAAATCCCCGAATCTAGAAGACACCGCAATGTATAATACTGATAGATTTCTGAATTTACAAGCTATTTTGCAATGTGGAAGTTAGTTTATTAACATAAGGTATTCGCTTTTCCAAATTTTCAGCAATGTATCTCTCAAGGGGAAATCATGAAAGTAAGAGCATGAACAAAATATATGGGTTTGAGGGAGAGGTCAGATCAAAATTGGGCGAGATGTTTGTTGAACTCTTTGCTGAAGTGTTCTGCTGCTTGCCTCTGGCACATGTTATAAATGACAAAATCTTTGTAGTTCATGGAGGTTTATTTAGTGTTGATGGTGTAAAGCTTTCGGACATTCAGGCAATTGATCGATTCTGTGAGCCCCCTGAGGAAGGTACATTTACTAACTCCTTATCTTTTAGTTTTTCTGTTTCATAAATTGAACTCTGTTTCGCTCTCATGTTGACATGAAAatattcttttgtaatttttaacTGTTGAATCACTAGTTTTGTCTGTTATAGTGTTCTGTTTCTATGGTTGTCTCACGAGTCATTGCTGTTTTCTCTCTTCATTTATTTTTAGTAAACAATTTATGATTAAACTCAAGTTTATGGAATCAAGGGTGTGTTCATGCCTGCTTCAGAACCGATAGTTCAGATTTAAAATTACTATGCCAAAGCAGGTCCCTTAGCTACTATTTTGTTATCAGATTGGATGCAAAAACTTAGATCTATTTTCAGACATGTTTTTGCCTGTTTTCTGCTATGGTTGTCTTCTTGATTTATCATAGAAGTACATGGGTTTGATGGATTCTGTCCTAAGGTTTGATGTGCGAACTGCTTTGGAGTGACCCACAACCTCAACGAGGAAGAGGTCCCAGTAAGAGGGGAGTCGGACTTTCCTTTGGCGAAGATGTCACGAAGAGATTCTTACAAGAAAACAATCTTGGTAATGCATCATATGTTTTGGCTCTCATGTTATAGAATGCTGATTTTTGGTGCTTACACTCCCTTTTCCACAGATCTTGTTGTTCGATCCCATGAAGTTAAGGATGAGGGTTATGAGATTGAACACAATGGAAAGCTTATTACTGTATTTTCTGCTCCAAATTATTGTGATCAGGTGATTACAATACTAAATTCGCAGACACCAATAAGTTTTCTATGTTTTGCTTAATATTGTTATCAAATTGACTCACTTCTAGAAAAAAtccaaatatttaattattttgacaTGCTTTAGAATTAAAGTTTGCTGATAGTACTGCAAATTCTGTAAGATGACAAAACATAAACAATTATTGTACTTGACTATGAAATATTGGGTAATATTTTATAGAAAGCTTCTTGATGAATATGGTGATGTAATTTTTTCATGAAGCATATGTTACTATAGTCCAATATGGTAGGAGGTAAGCTTTTCAATTATATATGTAAGACCTTTATGGCATGCCTTGTAATGTTTTCTTGATAGTGAGTGTTAATTCTCATAATGTTTTCTTATTAAGTTCTAATGAGCAAGTTTTATTTGATCTAAATACAAGAACAACACAATTCATAATGTTCTAACTATTtgggttggctacatggatcttctTTAGCCATTAAGTTAAATCAAAGATCATTCAAATCTAGTAAAGTCTTAATAGGTCAACCTACCTTTCCTCACACCTATAATACTAATTAATTCATCTCGCCTAGTCACAATATCTATAGGACTGTTTTGAATATGGTCATAAGGTCTTAGTCAATTacccttattttattttttatcaggaCTTAATCCTACTTATTTATGATTGCAAATATTTCGTTTATTTTTCTTAGTAATTCCCACATTTATGTCTATGTTCTTATCTTTGCTAtacaattttttaattaatatttcttAACTGCCTAACAACAACAGTTATGAAGCATGGTCAGCCTAAAAGTatcttatacattttttatttGAATCTAAGTGGCATTTGTAATCATACAAAATCCGCAATACCCCTCTTCACTTCAACTATCCATTTATGTTATTAATAATATCTTTAGTCTTAATAAAAAAACTTTTAGTTTCTAGATTTATCTCCTCCATAACTTCTATTTAGAAATAATTTTGTCAGGATCTCATTAATAAAGTGCTAAAATTGGTACTGCTGGAATTAGTTTGTTCAATCTGAATCTAGATCTTAATGATGTGCTAAAGCTAGTACTCTTTAGAGCTTTAAATTAACTTTAGTGATTACTCTGCATTTGACATACAAGAAGTATCTGTTAACCTTCACGTACATTGATTGACAAACAAGGTTTATTCATCTACATCTGTGTCATGGTATATGATTTGTTAGACGAGCTTGAATATAGACAGGCTGGATGTAGCTTGTGTTGCTCATTCTTGGTTCATTTAATTGTCAAGTAAGCACGGTAGGTGAGTTTTCTCAGATGTGCACAAACTGATGGGGTACACCTGGTTCTCTGTATGTATATAGTCTTGGATGTGATTGGTCTAAATGGCCTGTCTACTTATGTTTCCCTTTTTCCTATCTCGCAAATACTAGTTACCAGTTCGTTCTATACAAGCATGAGAATTTGTCTTGCACGCTGTTTAAATTCTGCATAGTTCTTTGGTTTGCTGGACTATTGTTGCTATATAGTTAGTACTGAACATCATAAACTTTATACGGTCTGGAGGAATTTTAGAAGTTCTCTTTCTTATTGGAGACATTGTACAATGTCAGCATTCCATGCTCTGTTTTCTGGTTTTAGGGTCATCTATCTTGCTATCTTGTTTGAAAGCTTTGATGGAGATATTAAGATGTTACAATTCTGATGCAGATGGGTAACAAGGGTGCATTTATTCGTTTCACAGCCCCGGACCTGAAGCCAGACATTGTTTCTTTTTCAGCGGTGGTGAGTGTGCTTTTATTGTCCCTAGTTCTTTACTCCATTGGATGATGATCTCCAGATCACACAATCTGCTTCTCACATACTTGCATACTCACCTGTACGCATCCTTATATTCAGACATGTCGCATATCTCCAAACTTAGCATGCACGTATTGGTAAATTGGAACCTTGGCTGATCTAGCAGAGAGCCTTGAAGTATTATTCTCTAGCATCTTGTTAACTTGCGGGTTCTGACAATATGATAATCAAAACTAGGATTCATCAAGCTCAAGTTAGACCTGATTTGATCAATGAGCTTACCATAATGTGTGTCATGGATCCGAGTCATATGATACGAAAGTTGTCTTTGTTTTGTTTACTTCGATTTCATGGACTACAGCACTTATTAGTGCACCTATGGATTACCTCTTCTGCATTGCAGTTTCTGTTTTATGTACAATAACGCGGGTTTGTCACAATTTGCAGCCACATCCAGACGTGAAGCCTATGGCTTATGCCAGCAACTTCCTGCAAATGTTCTCATGATCCATCAGTTGAAATGGTGCACTAAGATCAACttgaaattttcctttttttccttgCTTTTCCTAATCGTCACTTACACTCGCCACAGCTGTGGCTGGGAGGCCTGAAGCAGAACCTCAGTGTAGGGTGCAGCTGATGTTATATTGAATATAAATGTTTTATCTCGTTATATCAGTACTAGCGATAATTGTAGGActgcttttttgttattatttttgggGGTCTTGTCATCATTCTTTCACGAACATCAACGTCCAAACGTTGCAGAGGTGCACATTCATCAACTCCTGCCTGCTCTGTAAATGTACAAGTATTTGTGTCCATGATGTGAAATTAGCCTTATGGATTTTGTGCATTATGCATTTCAATTCTTCTGAGCTGCATTATCAGAATTGGCATTTAGTACCAGTTGATGAGTTGTGAATTATGTCAATTGTATTTTCCGAAATTGTCATGAATCTACTTTTGCTGAATCTGCTGCAACTGAACTTATATAGCAGCAGGGCTGCTATATAGATTAATTATGTTCTTTTTGCGTTTTTACCAGATGATGCATTCTTTTTAAAATTCTCAAACCACCGTTTCTTATTTTTAATGTTCTAAAAATGCTTttttaaaaagtttttttttcctctccaatttttttttttcacgtaTGTTTTGTGGGTTGATTTTTATCCACAAAACAATATATAGTATTTTGTTTTTATTATACAATAATGTTACAgcatttttgaaataaaaatattatagaatggtttttttaaaaaatgttatataatatttgtataaataaaaataactcataaaatatTGCTTGCGTTAGAGAGTATATTTTCTTGGCCAATCCCCTAAATTTTTTACTTCGCTAGTGGCTTTCAAACATTGCAAATTTCTTGAATTCGTTCGtttacattttaaaatttatattaacatCTTATACTTGAGAAAATAAAGCATCAATGTCTATTATTCTAACATCAttgattttactaataaaaacaaaagataaaaatataattttaaaattttaatcgaTGGTGGTGGACAACGATGCAATTGGGGTCACGAGTAACTATTGTAAATAAGAAAAGTGATGACGAGAAATGAGGATTGTTTTACATCTATGTCAATGTCAAAACAGTTGCTGAGCAACGATGCTATGCATCTATGTTAGCATCGACGCAGACGTAAAGCAATTTCATCTCTCGTCATCGCTCTTCTGATTCACAATAACCATCCGTGACGCTAACGAAACCATTGTTCGTCACCACCTACGCCGATCACCACTATcaattaaaacattaaaattatttttttaactttttgcctttatatttttattagtaaaatcaaTGATATTAAAATAAATGAATCCAGATTTGACTTTCATAAGAatatcaatataactttttaaaatgtaAGAATCACGACGCTAAAAGTAACTAACTACAtaagtaatatgtaattaacccctTAAACTATCAACAACTCCTAAAAGCTATACCTCTATCttcaatttttttcaaaaatctaATTTATTAGATTCATAATCTCATTAACCATCATAAttcaaataagattaatattattctattctattctattctatttttaaaatttttttatttcatctagTTCTAATAAAATTGTctcctttttttctttcattttctacaACACATATCTAATTCCATCCACCcacaaatattataattcttatatataattaaaaaaatctattaaCTACAATTGTGACCTCTTTTATAACAAATGTTCGTTTCTCTCTCTTCTTAAAGTCAGTACTATAGGTTATCTCGTCTGGATGACAATCTAACCCTATTTAACATTGGATAATATTTAGTAAAATTCAATCATTCATCCGAGTAATATAACATATTGTTCTTAGTCTTAACAGATCTTAATTGCACCTTTCACTGAAATTTCTTCAAAAAGCTTTAGATCATAGTCatgtagaaatattttgacttggaAACATTTGCATCGACCACTGGAAAGACATGAAGCAGAATGGTCTTCAGATTATTAACCCTTCAGCATTCATCTATCCATCTGCAGAACAGTCATGTGAGTTGATTCAGTGATCAGCAAGCCACTCACAGTAGCAACATGCTTATACTTCTAATGACAAcactgaa contains the following coding sequences:
- the LOC135639570 gene encoding serine/threonine-protein phosphatase 5-like; this encodes MATIVESANSNIDRAEEIKLSANEAFKANKFSQAIDLYSQAIELNGSNAVYWANRAFAHTKLEEYGSAVQDATKAIEIDPRYSKGYYRRGAAYLAMGKFKEALKDFQQVKKICPNDPDATKKLKECEKAVQKLRFEEAIAVHESEKRSIADSIDFHTIEVESQYIGARIEGEVVTLEFVKKMMDEFKNQRRLHKRYAYQIILQAREMLQAMPSLVDISVPNGHHFTVCGDVHGQFYDLLNIFELNGLPSEENPYLFNGDFVDRGSFSVEVILTLFAFKCMSPTAMYLSRGNHESKSMNKIYGFEGEVRSKLGEMFVELFAEVFCCLPLAHVINDKIFVVHGGLFSVDGVKLSDIQAIDRFCEPPEEGLMCELLWSDPQPQRGRGPSKRGVGLSFGEDVTKRFLQENNLDLVVRSHEVKDEGYEIEHNGKLITVFSAPNYCDQMGNKGAFIRFTAPDLKPDIVSFSAVPHPDVKPMAYASNFLQMFS